In the Pygocentrus nattereri isolate fPygNat1 chromosome 19, fPygNat1.pri, whole genome shotgun sequence genome, one interval contains:
- the LOC108430181 gene encoding zonadhesin isoform X7: MSGHTQLWLLVVVAWLCVFNTAAYASYPSISLPDWRSNAGYLTRCDFDDDTAPFCDWTAEGLTRSQTRPGKFYLARDPGSLSGMARLQSRFLNSSEDLCLQFWYYKPHQDSSELRVSLSDEVRQTEIWSSLASESHAWRQVLIPLSYSHLNGAQIVFRLMQGHGNKEEIIFDKIGILRGQCGMQCQSGTQLWTDESTQCTCTEGQLTCTQIICGDGQTCRQAVTSTVSSGTCRVASDLRYRTFDGVNFRFMGPCAYILTKVCDGVSVVPGFAVEVQKEQRRNSSVSMIQQVKVNLQGLRVTLLRRDRRRIMVNGIWKNLPLSLYGDTVKVSAQGPVVELQTHFNLSVSYAKSGALHVTVPNQFSDKLCGMCGNFNHVMDDDHKMVNGSLAENGQVLGQSWKSADPPCEEPTTPSMCSEAEQLEYASEAYCGVLLSPHGPFSECPSALGAVSFFRSCVFEMCSTQGDPETFCDVLQAFAKTCNDAGIPVTGWRNATYCPLACGAHSHFNACSSECAGTCSMLDAPENCGTCEERCECDDGFLRSGEKCVPRDDCGCWVDGQHYGKGETFMQGDCKKQCLCAGQGTVQCSDASCVAHEVCKVKDEVLGCFPSSPVTCSIYGDPHYITFDGKAYSFRGTCNYTIAKTCTATAASFTLTARNEGRSNSSSLNSVALEVEELHLVIRKNRLVYVNGSQVTLPYSHSTSVKVLQKGPYVQVDTNFGLRFLFNGNDRLFVQLDERHMGTTCGLCGTYSGSQFDDFLTPDGNVVPYPHDFASSWNTHDKDWTCSNGSAEDPECPPELDSEGFRECSKLLGEAFKACHWFVPPQIFVNSCVSDHCTSGGDLSQLCTSLQNYVAACEVAEVFLADWWKDTVCAVIPTRPPTDPATPKTTQPTTSTPPAASCPWSCNFDQNECGWEQLIQDSFNWTRWSGPTPTDYTGPTSDHTTGSGYYMYIEADGVHYGDSARMMSPVCNTLGTQCLTFWYHIYGWATAMALNVYKLDGNQATKIWSRLNNQGNSWQLAQIEVNSQGPFQIIVEGIRGSDVGSDVAWDDIAMTYGKCGKLSVSLNPETSSPTHGNQAFITPALFPSAPSLPGSSSSHPVCRIDCDFENNLCTWNQLLTDVFDWTRHSGYTPTPLTGPSFDHTTGSGHYIYIEGDSATHGDTARLLSEECTDQQPQCLQFWYHMYGSSWTMGLTVYLLHGNQAWEVWRKTEDQGNTWHRALVNLIPEGNFKIIFEGRRGDNAWSDVAVDDISLHRGTCEDVVQTTAEPVHTTAKLFRTTAVPVHNTAEPFQTTAEPFQTAVEPVHTTAEPVHITAEPVQTTAELVHITAKPFQTTAEPVHITAEPVQTTAEPVHITAKPFQTTAEPVHITAEPFQTTAEPVHTTAEPVQTTAEPVQTTAEPVHTTAEPVQTTAEPVQTTAEVGHTTAEPFQTKAKPVQTTAEPFQTTTEPFQTKAEPVQTTIEPVHSTAEPVHSTAELFHTTTDPYHSCVTKPVQISTEPVHTTAEPVQISTEPVHTTAQPLQTTAEPLQTTAQPLQTTAQPLQTTAEPLQTTAEPLQTTAEPLQTTAKPLQTTAQPLQTTAQPLQTTAEPLQTTAEPLQTTAEPLQTTAKPLQTTAKPLQTTAEPLQTTAKPLQTTAKPLQTTAEPLQTTAEPLQTTAKPLQTTAEPLQTTAEPLHTTAKPVHATTEPVHTTTEPVHSTTESFQTTTEPVHTTTEWDHNCVTKPVHATSETVQTTVEPIQTTGSLDTVPSSTSTTARPVETTAPNTTTTTTTTTPQPTPSCPINSHYANCMPTCQPTCEQLHGAPNCNTADSCSQGCVCNDGFVLRQRVCVPIWECGCQDDNGDNHYFGETWYSPHCTQKCECKRKGSQGELKCKDKECDSNEVCLMSEQGEYSCKSADFSTCSIDDDPEYIPFDNFKHKFKGKYSYVLVQTSNLPNNVPEVYIEGINQKSREQENRDEDYDDEDLDGRERGDDGDRSEVDGDSSEEDDDDDDGRLRALRMRVYNHTVEFREGRRVMVNGVLARAPVFPTPGLKILERSSHLYLQTDFGLSVEFKGKGKAEISLPDTYKTKVGGLCGNYDGRKNNDMMKPNGQQAHNVNEFGESWRVVAEKAAVRRRRSSPLYALLGLRQ, encoded by the exons ATGTCAGGACACACACAGCTGTGGCTGCTCGTAGTAGTGGCTTGGCTATGTGTTTTCAACACAGCGGCGTATGCAAG CTACCCTTCAATCTCTCTTCCTGACTGGAGGTCAAATGCAG GTTATCTTACAAGGTGTGATTTTGATGATGATACCGCTCCCTTCTGTGACTGGACTGCAGAGGGTCTAACCAGAAGCCAAACAAGACCAG GGAAATTCTACCTCGCAAGGGATCCTGGGAGCCTGTCAGGCATGGCTCGACTACAGAGCAGGTTTCTGAACTCTTCTGAAGACTTGTGTCTGCAGTTCTGGTACTATAAACCTCACCAGGACAGTTCTGAACTGCGCGTCTCGCTCAGTGATGAGGTTCGGCAGACAGAAATCTGGAGCTCTCTGGCTTCTGAAAGCCATGCCTGGAGACAAGTGCTCATTCCATTGAGCTACTCACATCTGAATGGAGCGCAG ATTGTTTTTAGGCTTATGCAGGGGCATGGaaataaagaagaaatcatCTTTGATAAGATTGGCATATTGAGGGGACAGTGTG GCATGCAATGCCAGTCCGGCACCCAGCTTTGGACAGATGAGTCCACTCAGTGTACCTGTACTGAAGGTCAACTCACCTGCACCCAAATCATCTGCGGGGATGGTCAAACCTGCAGACAGGCCGTTACGTCCACTGTCTCATCTGGCACCTGCAGAGTTGCCAGTGACCTCCGATACAGAACCTTTGATGGGGTCAACTTCCGTTTCATGGGTCCATGCGCTTACATCCTCACAAAAGTCTGTGATGGGGTCAGCGTGGTACCAGGCTTTGCAGTGGAGGTGcagaaagagcagagaagaaaTTCATCTGTTTCCATGATCCAGCAGGTGAAGGTGAACCTGCAGGGTTTGAGAGTGACTCTGCtgaggagagacagaaggaggaTCATG GTTAATGGGATTTGGAAGAATCTCCCACTGAGTTTGTATGGAGACACAGTAAAGGTCAGCGCCCAGGGACCAGTTGTGGAACTTCAGACGCACTTCAACCTGTCTGTCTCCTACGCCAAATCCGGTGCCCTTCATGTAACCGTACCCAACCAGTTCAGTGACAAACTCTGCGGCATGTGTGGCAACTTCAACCACGTGATGGATGATGACCACAAGATGGTAAATGGGTCTCTGGCTGAGAATGGCCAGGTTTTGGGGCAAAGCTGGAAGAGTGCAGATCCCCCGTGTGAGGAGCCCACCACGCCTAGCATGTGTTCTGAGGCCGAGCAGCTGGAATATGCCAGCGAGGCTTACTGTGGCGTCCTGCTGTCACCCCATGGCCCCTTCTCTGAGTGCCCTTCTGCTCTTGGTGCAGTGAGCTTCTTCAGGAGCTGTGTGTTTGAGATGTGCTCCACACAAGGAGATCCTGAGACCTTCTGTGATGTCCTGCAGGCTTTTGCTAAGACCTGCAATGATGCTGGGATTCCTGTGACGGGCTGGAGGAATGCAACTTACTGTC CTCTGGCTTGCGGGGCTCACAGTCACTTTAACGCCTGCTCCAGCGAGTGCGCTGGCACTTGCTCCATGCTGGATGCCCCAGAGAACTGTGGGACCTGCGAAGAGAGGTGTGAGTGTGATGATGGCTTCTTGCGGAGTGGAGAAAAGTGTGTACCTAGAGATGACTGTGGGTGCTGGGTGGATGGACAGCACTATGGG AAAGGAGAGACATTCATGCAGGGTGACTGCAAGAAGCAGTGCCTGTGTGCAGGCCAGGGCACTGTCCAGTGCTCGGATGCTTCCTGTGTGGCCCACGAAGTATGCAAAGTGAAGGATGAGGTCTTGGGTTGCTTCCCCTCCAGCCCGGTCACCTGCAGCATCTACGGTGACCCCCACTATATCACCTTTGATGGCAAGGCCTACTCGTTCCGGGGTACCTGCAATTACACCATCGCTAAAACCTGCACGGCCACTGCAGCCTCGTTCACCCTAACGGCTCGGAATGAAGGGCGGAGCAACTCTTCGTCCTTGAACTCAGTGGCTCTTGAAGTGGAGGAACTACACCTTGTCATCAGGAAGAACAGACTGGTTTAT GTAAATGGAAGTCAAGTCACTCTTCCTTATTCACACAGCACCTCAGTCAAAGTATTGCAGAAGGGTCCGTATGTGCAGGTGGACACAAACTTTGGTCTGCGGTTCCTGTTCAACGGAAATGACCGACTGTTCGTGCAACTAGACGAGAGACACATGGGCACAACATGTGGACTCTGCGGAACCTACTCCGGTAGTCAGTTTGATGACTTCTTGACCCCTGATGGCAATGTTGTCCCATACCCACATGATTTCGCTAGCAGCTGGAATACTCACGACAAGGACTGGAC TTGTAGCAATGGCTCTGCAGAAGATCCAGAATGTCCACCTGAGCTGGACAGCGAAGGGTTCAGGGAGTGCAGCAAACTGTTAGGAGAAGCCTTCAAGGCCTGCCACTGGTTCGTGCCCCCTCAGATCTTCGTGAACAGTTGTGTGAGTGACCACTGCACCTCAGGAGGAGACCTGTCCCAGCTGTGCACTTCTCTGCAGAATTACGTGGCGGCATGCGAGGTGGCCGAGGTGTTTCTGGCAGACTGGTGGAAGGACACTGTCTGTG CCGTAATCCCAACTAGACCACCAACAGACCCCGCCACCCCAAAAACAACACAGCCCACCACTTCAACTCCACCTGCTGCAA GTTGTCCATGGAGCTGTAACTTTGACCAAAATGAATGTGGATGGGAGCAGCTAATCCAGGACAGCTTTAACTGGACAAGGTGGTCTGGGCCAACGCCCACTGACTACACTGGCCCAACCAGTGACCACACTACAGGAA GTGGCTACTATATGTATATAGAGGCCGATGGAGTCCACTATGGTGACTCAGCCCGTATGATGAGTCCAGTGTGCAATACTCTGGGCACCCAGTGCCTGACATTCTGGTATCACATATATGGTTGGGCGACTGCAATGGCACTAAACGTTTATAAGCTAGATGGCAATCAAGCCACCAAAATCTGGTCCAGGCTCAATAACCAGGGCAACAGCTGGCAACTAGCCCAGATAGAGGTCAACTCACAGGGACCATTCCAG ATTATTGTGGAAGGCATTAGGGGTTCGGATGTTGGGTCAGACGTGGCATGGGATGATATTGCAATGACATATGGAAAGTGTGGAAAACTAAGTGTGAGCCTAAACCCTGAAACATCTTCACCAACCCATGGAAACCAGGCCTTTATAACCCCAG CTCTGTTTCCCTCAGCTCCATCTCTGCCAGGAAGTTCCAGCAGCCATCCAG TGTGCAGAATCGACTGTGACTTTGAGAACAACCTCTGCACCTGGAATCAGTTACTGACTGATGTTTTTGATTGGACGAGACACAGTGGCTACACCCCCACGCCACTGACTGGTCCTTCCTTTGACCACACAACTGGAA GTGGTCATTACATCTACATTGAGGGGGACAGCGCCACTCATGGCGATACAGCACGTCTCCTCAGTGAGGAATGCACTGACCAGCAGCCACAGTGCCTGCAGTTCTGGTACCACATGTATGGTTCCAGCTGGACCATGGGCCTGACTGTCTACCTGCTGCATGGAAACCAGGCCTGGGAGGTctggagaaagacagaagaccAAGGGAACACCTGGCATCGCGCTCTAGTCAACCTCATACCAGAGGGCAACTTCAAG ATTATCTTTGAAGGACGCAGAGGTGATAATGCTTGGTCTGACGTGGCTGTGGACGACATCTCTCTACACAGAGGAACTTGTGAAG ATGTAGTCCAAACCACAGCTGAGCCTGTCCACACCACAGCAAAGCTGTTCCGCACTACAGCTGTGCCTGTCCACAATACAGCCGAGCCTTTCCAAACCACAGCCGAGCCTTTTCAAACCGCAGTTGAGCCTGTCCACACCACAGCCGAGCCGGTCCACATCACAGCCGAGCCTGTCCAAACCACAGCCGAACTTGTCCAC ATCACAGCCAAGCCTTTCCAAACCACAGCCGAGCCGGTCCACATCACAGCCGAGCCTGTCCAAACCACAGCCGAGCCGGTCCACATCACAGCCAAGCCTTTCCAAACCACAGCCGAGCCGGTCCACATCACAGCCGAGCCTTTCCAAACCACAGCCGAGCCGGTCCACACCACAGCCGAGCCTGTCCAAACCACAGCCGAGCCTGTCCAAACCACAGCCGAGCCGGTCCACACCACAGCCGAGCCTGTCCAAACCACAGCCGAGCCTGTCCAAACCACAGCCGAGGTGGGCCACACCACAGCTGAGCCTTTCCAAACCAAAGCCAAGCCCGTCCAAACCACAGCCGAGCCTTTCCAAACCACAACCGAGCCTTTCCAAACCAAAGCCGAACCTGTCCAAACCACAATTGAGCCTGTCCACTCCACAGCTGAGCCTGTCCACTCCACAGCTGAGCTTTTCCACACCACAACTGACCCATACCACAGCTGTGTAACTAAGCCTGTCCAAATCTCAACTGAGCCTGTCCACACCACAGCCGAGCCTGTCCAAATCTCAACTGAGCCTGTCCACACCACAGCCCAGCCTCTCCAAACCACAGCCGAGCCTCTCCAAACCACAGCCCAGCCTCTCCAAACCACAGCCCAGCCTCTCCAAACCACAGCCGAGCCTCTCCAAACCACAGCCGAGCCTCTCCAGACCACAGCCGAGCCTCTCCAGACCACAGCCAAGCCTCTCCAAACCACAGCCCAGCCTCTCCAAACCACAGCCCAGCCTCTCCAAACCACAGCCGAGCCTCTCCAAACCACAGCCGAGCCTCTCCAGACCACAGCCGAGCCTCTCCAGACCACAGCCAAGCCTCTCCAGACCACAGCCAAGCCTCTCCAAACCACAGCCGAGCCTCTCCAAACCACAGCCAAGCCTCTCCAGACCACAGCCAAGCCTCTCCAGACCACAGCCGAGCCTCTCCAAACCACAGCCGAGCCTCTCCAAACCACAGCCAAGCCTCTCCAGACCACAGCCGAGCCTCTCCAAACCACAGCCGAGCCTCTCCACACCACAGCTAAGCCTGTCCATGCCACAACTGAGCCTGTCCACACCACAACTGAGCCTGTCCACAGCACAACTGAATCTTTCCAAACCACAACTGAGCCTGTCCACACTACAACTGAATGGGACCACAACTGTGTGACTAAGCCTGTCCACGCCACAAGTGAGACTGTCCAAACTACAGTTGAGCCCATCCAGACTACAGGCTCACTAGATACTGTACCGTCATCTACTTCAACAACAGCCAGACCAGTTGAAACAACAGCACCAAACACTACAactacaaccacaacaacaactcCTCAACCAA cgCCCTCTTGCCCAATTAATAGCCACTATGCGAACTGCATGCCCACCTGCCAGCCaacttgtgaacaactgcacgGAGCTCCAAACTGCAACACAGCCGACTCATGTTCGCAGGGATGTGTTTGTAACGATGGCTTTGTTCTCAGACAGAGAGTATGTGTGCCCATCTGGGAGTGCGGTTGCCAAGATGACAATGGCGACAACCATTAT TTTGGTGAGACATGGTACAGTCCTCACTGCACTCagaaatgtgaatgtaaaagAAAGGGCAGTCAAGGGGAGCTGAAATGTAAGGATAAGGAGTGCGACAGTAATGAGGTGTGCCTGATGAGCGAGCAGGGAGAATACAGCTGCAAGTCTGCAG ATTTCAGTACGTGCTCCATTGATGATGATCCTGAGTACATACCCTTTGACAACTTCAAGCACAAATTCAAAGGCAAGTACTCGTACGTGCTGGTCCAGACCTCCAACCTGCCAAACAACGTTCCAGAGGTCTACATAGAGGGCATTAACCAGAAAAGCAGAGAGCAAGAAAACAGGGATGAAGACTATGATGATGAAGACCTAGATGGCAGGGAAAGGGGTGACGATGGTGACAGAAGTGAAGTGGATGGTGACAGCAGTgaagaggatgatgatgatgatgacggtCGTCTTCGTGCTCTCAGAATGCGAGTGTACAACCACACGGTGGAGTTTAGAGAGGGCAGAAGAGTGATG